The proteins below are encoded in one region of Ferruginibacter lapsinanis:
- a CDS encoding helix-turn-helix domain-containing protein: protein MNHIELQKRLGSKIKALRSKKNMTQNELAIECDFEKASMSRIESGQTNPTIRTLYKISKALDIPITEFFKD from the coding sequence ATGAATCACATTGAATTACAGAAAAGATTAGGGAGTAAAATAAAGGCTTTAAGGAGCAAAAAGAACATGACCCAAAATGAGCTGGCAATCGAATGCGATTTTGAAAAAGCAAGTATGTCGAGAATAGAGTCGGGACAAACTAATCCAACCATCCGAACACTATATAAGATAAGTAAAGCACTTGATATCCCAATTACAGAATTTTTCAAGGATTAA